One genomic segment of Impatiens glandulifera chromosome 6, dImpGla2.1, whole genome shotgun sequence includes these proteins:
- the LOC124941453 gene encoding protein argonaute PNH1-like, which yields MPSEMPHWQPKGIEKAKGRRRDRSTNVETFSHQIKPENGVDSSSLSEKSLVFQTRPGFGQMGTKCMVKANHLLAEISDKELTQYSVEIKPDVHSTMVNKAIMNDLVTFQRHTMLGGRLPVYDGRGTLYSAGPLPFKSKEFIIKLEEEKESTGLVYVIREREYRVRIKFVACANISQLRDFLSGKKVDAPVEVLKMIDIVLKERASQRNLSVGRFFYSPNLKKPQSLGNGLQVWKGFYQSIKPTQMGLSLNIDMSSTAFIEPLPVIEYVAQILGKDVYSRPLSDAECVKVKKALRGVKVEVTHRGSMRRKYRVSGLTSQPTRELIFPIDEEKNMKSVIEYFQEVYGFTIQHAHLPCLQVGSQRKVNYLPMEACKIVGGQRYTKRLNDKQITSLLKSSCQRPLEQEMDILQTIHQNGYNQDPYAKEFGISIDDKLTSVEARVLPAPWLKYNDNGKEKEILPKVGQWNMMNKKVVNGSTVDCWACINFSRGIQDSAARAFCQQLVQMCQCAGLEFKSEPVIAIHSARADQVRKALKFVCNAASNKLGGKELELLIVILPDNNGSLYGDLKRICETELGLITQCCLTKHVTKISRQYLANLSLKINVKMGGRNTVLLDAIKSRIPFVSDVPTIIFGADVTHPESVEECSPSIAAVVASQDWPEVTKYAGLVSAQPHRQELIQDLYKTWKDPQGTAVCGGMIRELLLSFQKATGQKPMRIIFYRDGVSDGQFYQVLLYELDAIRKACASLDPTYQPPVTFIIVQKRHHTRLFASNHNDKSSIDKSGNILPGTVIDTKICHPTDFDFYLCSHAGIQGTSRPAHYHVLWDENNFSADEIQSLTNNLCYTYARCTRSVSLVPPAYYAHLAAYRARFYMEPHAHEGLNSARGCFRPLPALKEKVKSVMFYC from the exons ATGCCTTCAGAAATGCCTCATTGGCAACCTAAAGGTATAGAGAAGGCTAAGGGAAGGAGGAGAGATAGGAGCACCAATGTGGAAACTTTTTCTCATCAAATTAAGCCTGAAAATGGTgttgattcttcttctctaTCAGAAAAGAGTCTTGTTTTTCAAACTAGACCTGGTTTTGGCCAAATGGGTACCAAGTGTATGGTAAAGGCCAATCATCTCTTAGCTGAGATATCAGACAAGGAATTGACACAATATAGT GTTGAAATAAAACCTGATGTTCATTCTACCATGGTGAATAAAGCTATCATGAATGATCTAGTTACGTTTCAAAGACATACCATGTTGGGTGGGAGGCTTCCTGTTTATGATGGAAGAGGAACACTTTATTCTGCTGGGCCGCTACCTTTTAAATCCAAGGAATTCATAATAAAGTTGGAAGAAGAGAAGGAATCCACAGGACTTGTTTATGTAAT CAGGGAAAGAGAATATAGGGTGAGAATCAAGTTTGTAGCTTGTGCAAATATAAGTCAATTACGTGACTTTCTATCCGGTAAGAAAGTTGATGCCCCTGTGGAAGTGCTCAAAATGATTGATATTGTTTTGAAGGAGCGTGCTTCTCAAAG GAACCTTTCAGTTGGGAGATTTTTTTATTCACCAAATTTAAAGAAACCACAGTCACTAGGAAATGGTTTACAAGTATGGAAGGGTTTCTATCAAAGTATAAAACCTACACAAATGGGATTGTCTCTGAATATAG aTATGTCATCAACTGCTTTCATTGAGCCTCTTCCTGTTATTGAATACGTGGCTCAAATTCTGGGTAAAGATGTTTATAGTAGGCCACTGTCTGATGCCGAGTGTGTCAAG GTCAAGAAAGCTCTTAGAGGTGTCAAAGTAGAGGTTACTCACAGGGGAAGTATGAGGAGAAAGTATAGGGTTTCTGGTTTGACATCACAACCTACTAGGGAGCTAAT TTTTCCAATTGACgaagagaagaatatgaagtcAGTCATTGAATACTTCCAAGAGGTTTATGGTTTCACCATTCAACATGCACATCTACCTTGCCTCCAAGTGGGAAGTCAAAGAAAAGTCAATTATCTACCTATGGAG GCCTGCAAGATAGTTGGAGGGCAGAGATACACAAAGAGGCTGAACGATAAGCAGATAACGTCTTTACTGAAATCATCATGTCAACGCCCTCTTGAGCAAGAGATGGACATTTTGCAG ACTATTCATCAAAATGGATATAATCAAGATCCATATGCTAAGGAATTCGGCATCAGTATAGATGACAAGCTTACTTCAGTTGAGGCTCGAGTGCTTCCGGCGCCATGG CTGAAGTATAATGACAATGGCAAAGAAAAGGAGATTTTACCCAAAGTTGGACAATGGAATATGATGAATAAG AAAGTCGTAAATGGAAGCACTGTCGATTGTTGGGCTTGCATAAACTTTTCACGGGGGATCCAGGACAGCGCTGCTCGTGCCTTTTGTCAGCAGTTGGTACAGATGTGCCAATGTGCTGGACtg gAGTTTAAAAGTGAGCCTGTTATAGCCATTCACTCTGCTAGAGCCGATCAAGTAAGGAAAGCCTTGAAATTTGTGTGTAATGCCGCCTCAAATAAACTTGGAGGAAAGGAATTGGAACTGCTTATTGTCATTCTTCCAGACAACAATGGCTCCCTTTATG GTGATCTGAAACGAATATGTGAAACCGAGTTGGGCTTGATTACACAGTGTTGTTTAACAAAGCATGTTACGAAGATTAGCCGACAATACCTTGCAAATTTGTCGCTTAAAATTAATGTGAag ATGGGAGGAAGGAATACTGTTTTATTGGatgcaataaaatcaagaatccCCTTTGTCAGCGACGTTCCGACAATAATATTTGGGGCAGATGTAACTCATCCCGAGTCTGTAGAGGAGTGTAGTCCCTCGATAGCAGCT GTTGTTGCTTCCCAAGACTGGCCAGAAGTTACAAAGTATGCTGGATTAGTGTCTGCTCAGCCTCACAGGCAAGAACTGATTCAAGATTTGTATAAAACATGGAAAGATCCTCAAGGAACTGCTGTCTGTGGAGGCATGATCAG AGAGCTTTTATTGTCTTTCCAAAAGGCGACTGGACAAAAACCGATGAGGATAATATTTTACAG GGATGGGGTTAGCGATGGACAGTTTTACCAGGTTCTGTTATATGAGCTCGATGCAATCCGTAAG GCGTGTGCTTCATTGGACCCGACTTATCAGCCACCTGTAACATTTATTATTGTCCAGAAGCGACACCATACACGACTATTTGCAAGCAATCATAACGACAAGAGTAGCATTGACAAGAGTGGGAATATCTTACCTG GGACAGTTATCGACACCAAGATTTGTCATCCTACTGACTTTGATTTCTACCTTTGCAGTCATGCCGGAATCCAG GGAACCAGTAGGCCGGCTCACTATCATGTTCTGTGGGATGAGAACAATTTCTCGGCCGATGAGATCCAATCTCTAACAAATAACCTATGTTACAC ATATGCCAGATGCACACGGTCAGTGTCTTTAG TGCCACCAGCTTATTATGCTCATCTAGCAGCCTATCGAGCCCGATTTTACATGGAACCGCACGCCCATGAGGGTCTTAATTCAGCACGCGGTTGTTTCAGACCATTGCCTGCCTTAAAGGAGAAGGTAAAAAGTGTGATGTTTTATTGTTGA